The genomic DNA CAGAAAAACGAGCGTGAGAACGGCGCCCACGCCATAGGAGATCATCACTTTGAGCGTGGAACCCTTTTCATAGCGGTAGTGCCCCATGAAAAATAAGAGAAACACGCAGTCCGTGTACCAACTCAGCGAGGTATAGGACGAATGAAAAAGTTTTGACGGGGGCGTTGCGGAAAGTACAGGCAGGAGTTCGCCGAATTCCGCTTCGGGCAGCGAAAAGACGATGATCGCCGCGAACGATACGACGAAAATAGGCATCAGCACGTCCGCCATGCGCCCGATGCTCTTGATGCCTTTGATCGAGGCGAACAGGCTGAGCGCGAAAAAAGGCGCGAACGAGATGAACGAGGGAACGTTTTCGTAAAATACCGTCAGAACGAAACTTTTCTGCTCCATGATCGGCAGGGCGGCGGCGACGATAAAGAATACGGCGAACAGCCCGTACACGATGCGCGCGCCCACGTTTCCGAAGGTGTTTTCCACCAGTTCGAACAGCGTCTTATCGGTCTTTTTGGAAAGCAGCATCACGGAAAGTATGATGAGGCTTTCCGCGACGAGGTTGATGGCTGCGCTCCATAAAAGATCGTGCCCCACGTCGTAGACGAGCGTGGTGGGGTAGATGATCGTCTTCGTCAAGGGAAGCATACACGCGAGTATAAAGCAGATCTGTCTGATTTTGATTTTATCCATATTCGGTCTAATCCTCCTGCTCTTCTTCGTCTTTAATTGCAAGGCGTACTTTGTTTTGCCCCTGCAAAAACTTGGGGCGCATTTTGAGATTCAGGATATCCGCCTTTACGACCGAATCTTTGAGATCGCGCGTGATCAGCGGCGAGAAGGGCGCCAGCAGCGGCGCGCCGTAACTGTCGGACGTGACGAGGTATAAAAGTACCAGCCCCGTAAACAGCACGATGCCGAACGTGCCGAGGCTTCCCGCCACGATCAGAAAGGCAAACCGCAGCAGCGTCAGGCTGCCAGCAAGGTCGGGTAGGGTATAGGCGGCGATGCCCGAAAGCGCCACGATGATGATGGCGGAAGAGGATACGATGCCCGCCTTTACGGCGGTGTCCCCCAGGACCAGCGCGCCCACGACGGAGAGCGCCAGCCCCACGTATTTGGGCATGCGCACGCTCGCCTCGATGAGTATTTCGAGGATCACCATCAAAAAGAACATTTCCAGGCTCGGGGAAAGCGGCAGATCGCGCACGTTGCCCGAAATGGTCATCAACAGCCCCAGCGGCAGCAGTTGTAATTTGAACAGTTGCGCCGCAACGTAGTAGGCGGGCAAGAGCAGGGCGATGACGAGCGAGACGAGGCGCAAAAGGCGGCTGACGGTCGCGCGGTAAGGGGAAACCAGATAGTCCTGCACGCTCTGAAAATCTTCGACCAGAATATAGGGGAGCGTCAGCGCGATAGGCGAACCGTCCACAAAGATCCCGATGCGCCCTTCGAGCATTTTGGCTGCCAGAATGTCGGGTTTTTCCGTCGTGCCGACCTGTTTGAACATGGAATAGGGCTTTTTTGCGAGAAATTTCGCGATATATGAGGCATCGGGTATGCCGTCGATCTCGATCCGTTTGAGCCTGTCTACGATCTGCTTTTTGACTTTCAGATCGGAAATACCGTTTAAATAGCACACGGCGATCATGGACTTCGATCGCGTGCCCACCGTCAGCGTTTCGAATTGCAGATCGCCCGTTTTCAGCCTCTTGCGCAGAAGCGCCATGTTGGTCTTGATGTCCTCGATAAAGCCCTCGCGCGGGCCTTTGACGGCGATGGAGGTGGGCGGCTCGGTGATGGTGCGCACGGGGATCTTTTTCACGCCGATGATCAGCGCGCTGTCCAGCCCGTCCACGATGAGCGCGGTGTTTCCCGAAAGCACTTCGTCGGCGATCGCCTGAATGCTCTTTTCTTTCTTGACTTCGGGCGAGGTCAACTTTTTCGCCACTTCGTCGATGCTGTCGCCGCGTTTGTCCGAAGAGAGGGGACGGATGACCTGTTCTCCCAGAAGGTCTTTGTCGCAGATGCCGTCGGCGTAGATCGCGGCGCAGGCGGCGCCGTCCGTCGTTTCGAAATGAAAGACGAGAATATCTTCCGCCGACAATATATTTTTGACGGCGCGTACGTTCTTTTGCAGGTTGGCGTTCATTTTGTTCATTCGCGTATCTTCCTCATTTTTCCAACAGTATCCGCAAAAAAATAAAAAAATATCCGCGTCCCCGAAAAGGGAACGCGGATAAGCGGGGCTTATACGTTTTCGATGGTCTTAACCAGCCATTTCAACAAATTTTCCCGCTGCGAAGGAGTAAATTCGGGCAGATTCTCTGCGAGAAGTCCGCGCATTTTTTCCTGTCCGTCCTCCTCGCCCGCCAGCGCGCACAGGTTTTCCGCCAGACCTTCGGGCACTTCTTCGAAAAATCCCGCCAATATCTCGCGCACGCAGTCCGTCCGCACGGAAATTTCCGTCGGCGCGCCGCCGCGCAGAAACTGTTCGTACACCACGTGTATCACCGTGGCGGCGCCGCCCGCGGCGACGCCTTTCTGCAACGTTTCCTGTACGGGCGGCGCCTGCCAATGCGTAAAAAAGGAAAACGCCGCATACAGCAGAATCCCCAGAAGAAAGGGCACGAACGTCAGATACTTTTTGGGCGCCTTTTTCAAGAGCGTCTTTTTGAGTATCAGCGTCAGAACGTACGCGAGCGCGCCCAACGCGAGCACGTCCGCTCCGAACTTGTCGAAAATCGCAGCAATTTGCAGCCACTCCATGATTTACCGCCTTTTCAGGAGGCGAAAAGTTCGCAAAGGCTCTCGTACACGCCTTCGGCACGGTCTTGCAACCGCGCGTGAAACAAAAACACCGCAAACATCTTTCCACCTCCCGCCGTTTATTTTCCCCGCCGCATTCCCATTATACCGCGGAAAGACTGCAAAACCAACAGTGACCGACAAAAAAGGCGCCGCGCATTTGCGCGGCGCCCTTGGGGCGTTCCGTTTCAGTCGGTACTTTCGAAGATGCGCGCGGCGACCACGGTCATGTCGTCCACGGCGACGCCGCCGCACATATCGATCGCCTTTTTCAACAGTTCGTCGGCAAAGGTCTGCGGATTGAGGCAGGGCACGCTCTCCATAAAGGCGCAGATATCCGTACTGGAAGAGAATGCGGAAGTGATGCCGTCGCTGATGAGAACGACGGTGTCGCCCGCGCCGAGCGCTTCGCGCAGCACCGTGGGCTTTACGCTGTCCAGAATGCCGAGCGGCAGCGATTCGCTCTCCAAAACGCGGATCTTGTTTTCCGAGAGCACGAAGGAGAGGGGCGAGCCTATTTTCACGAGATCGGCGCAGCCCGTGTCGAGATCGACCGTCGCCACGTCGATGCAGGAAAAACTTTCCTCGCGGTTGAACGAGAGCAGTTGGTTGACGGTGGAAAGAATGGTGTCCGAAGGCATTTTCGCGCGGTAAAAACTTTCCACGAGCGAGATGGTGCAGTCGGAAATGCGCCGCGCGTACTCGCCGCTGCCCATGCCGTCCGAGAGTGCGAGCATAAAAGTGCGCTCGTCTATTTTGATGACGGAATGGGTATCGCCGCAGGCGATCTCCCCCGTCTTGGTCGCGGAAGCGATGCCGAACGCCGCGTCGTACGCGGGCTTAGGCTTTAAAACGTAACAGTATTTGTTTGCGGCGAGCGGCAGTTTTTTCGAGAGCGTCATGCGCCTTCCCAAAACCTGTTCGGCGGCGGAAACGAGTTTTTTCAGATCGTGCCGCCCGCTCACCGTCAAGGAAAGCGTCAGATCGTCCTCGCCGTACACCATGATCTCGTTGAGCACCACGCCCTTTTTGGCGACGAGGTCGCGGATGCGCCGCTCCGCGTCGGGGTTCATGGAAAGAGGGGAACTCTGTTCGAGCGCGAGGTTTTTCAAAATGGTGCTCACGCCGCGCGCCTGTTCGGCGAGCAGGCGCTTGCCCGCGGAGGCGTTTTCCGCTTCCAGCATGCTCTTGCGGTATTCGGAAAGCAGCGCGTTGAGCGTAAACATGATGCCCGAGGGGTTTACGCATTCGGCGGTCAGCCGCGCGGGCAGGTCGATCAGATTCACTTTGCCCTTGCCGCCGCCCACGGAAACGAGTTTCTGAATGCTCTCGCCCATGCCCTCGTTTCTGCACCGCTCGAAATTGGCGCAGCGGCCGCATACGTCCTCGGCGATCTTGTTGCAGATGAACTGCGAGGCGTCCTCCGCGGTCGCGCCCGATTCGTCCAGGCTGATGAACGTGTTTTCGATCTCCTTGAACACGGCCGCGATCTCGAACAGTTTTTCGCCCGTCGCGGAGCGGTTGGCGTTGATATTCAGCCTTGTCAGTTGGCGTTCCGAATACAGTTTTAATACGTTTGCCGCCTTTTCGTAAACAAATTCGGGGATGAGCAGAAAGAGAAAACAGGGCACGAGGGAAGTGAGCATGGTCAGATAAAAGGCGGAAGACACGAACGCATCCGCGCCCACGGACCAAAAATCCCGCGCATAGCGCACGAACACGTCGCTGAGAAAGATCGCCAGCGCGGCGGGCAGTTTTCCCGCGCGCAGAAAGCACAGCGCCGCGGCGGAATAGAGGATAAAGGCGGCGCAGGCGGATAAATCGGGCGCGCCCGCCTGCACGCTCATCGC from Candidatus Borkfalkia ceftriaxoniphila includes the following:
- a CDS encoding SpoIIE family protein phosphatase, with amino-acid sequence MSDKFKLKYGYTNVILYFTLFLCMLFLNFTMPAFEPFSLALFVAMLVCGLNIWASVGLFLLAGGLSFSVSLLAFPVYAIAGVLFFAVFWFYNRAGKKPGAETVIFLAVALAPFLWIYAEYIYADIYRAAIVAIVIFILAFVFISALKCVLFKAGRCRLAAEELVFLSAAVVAVGTGFFNCAGGYAYDGAAILLILIACAVLKNASAAYVALVLSIPRAIAMSVQAGAPDLSACAAFILYSAAALCFLRAGKLPAALAIFLSDVFVRYARDFWSVGADAFVSSAFYLTMLTSLVPCFLFLLIPEFVYEKAANVLKLYSERQLTRLNINANRSATGEKLFEIAAVFKEIENTFISLDESGATAEDASQFICNKIAEDVCGRCANFERCRNEGMGESIQKLVSVGGGKGKVNLIDLPARLTAECVNPSGIMFTLNALLSEYRKSMLEAENASAGKRLLAEQARGVSTILKNLALEQSSPLSMNPDAERRIRDLVAKKGVVLNEIMVYGEDDLTLSLTVSGRHDLKKLVSAAEQVLGRRMTLSKKLPLAANKYCYVLKPKPAYDAAFGIASATKTGEIACGDTHSVIKIDERTFMLALSDGMGSGEYARRISDCTISLVESFYRAKMPSDTILSTVNQLLSFNREESFSCIDVATVDLDTGCADLVKIGSPLSFVLSENKIRVLESESLPLGILDSVKPTVLREALGAGDTVVLISDGITSAFSSSTDICAFMESVPCLNPQTFADELLKKAIDMCGGVAVDDMTVVAARIFESTD
- a CDS encoding spore germination protein, whose amino-acid sequence is MNKMNANLQKNVRAVKNILSAEDILVFHFETTDGAACAAIYADGICDKDLLGEQVIRPLSSDKRGDSIDEVAKKLTSPEVKKEKSIQAIADEVLSGNTALIVDGLDSALIIGVKKIPVRTITEPPTSIAVKGPREGFIEDIKTNMALLRKRLKTGDLQFETLTVGTRSKSMIAVCYLNGISDLKVKKQIVDRLKRIEIDGIPDASYIAKFLAKKPYSMFKQVGTTEKPDILAAKMLEGRIGIFVDGSPIALTLPYILVEDFQSVQDYLVSPYRATVSRLLRLVSLVIALLLPAYYVAAQLFKLQLLPLGLLMTISGNVRDLPLSPSLEMFFLMVILEILIEASVRMPKYVGLALSVVGALVLGDTAVKAGIVSSSAIIIVALSGIAAYTLPDLAGSLTLLRFAFLIVAGSLGTFGIVLFTGLVLLYLVTSDSYGAPLLAPFSPLITRDLKDSVVKADILNLKMRPKFLQGQNKVRLAIKDEEEQED
- a CDS encoding GerAB/ArcD/ProY family transporter codes for the protein MDKIKIRQICFILACMLPLTKTIIYPTTLVYDVGHDLLWSAAINLVAESLIILSVMLLSKKTDKTLFELVENTFGNVGARIVYGLFAVFFIVAAALPIMEQKSFVLTVFYENVPSFISFAPFFALSLFASIKGIKSIGRMADVLMPIFVVSFAAIIVFSLPEAEFGELLPVLSATPPSKLFHSSYTSLSWYTDCVFLLFFMGHYRYEKGSTLKVMISYGVGAVLTLVFLAVFYAIFGSIALRQQYTLSQISKYTTTFSSLGRIDFVFIYALTLVLVFYLMLPLVLCVHCVKKTIGCKALYPALAVNGILFLFVMLFTRSFNAMQKFMTQKMGLFFILFCYVVPLLAWFLRKEKKK